DNA sequence from the Penicillium psychrofluorescens genome assembly, chromosome: 3 genome:
CTGGAGATGTGTGTCTCTGAGATCACCATGGCTCGACTGAACGACTGCACCGTGCTCTCTCACTTCTCCCACAGTGGCGTGGACGAGATGGCTGACAACACCTGCCATTTCGGTCTGAACCACTTTTTCGCCGACAATGGTCTGATGGATGCCGAGAGCACGTCTCTGTACTTCCCCGCCGACGGcgagcagatgaagaaggtcgTAAGCAaggtcttcttcaacaaggGCATGCggttcatcttctccacTCGTGCCAAGGTTCCCTATATCTTGAAGGAGGGCACCGATCAACAACTATTCGGTGAAGGCTACGACTTCGTCCCAGGCAAGGAAGAGTTTATCCGTCGTGGCTCCGCGGGATACATCGTCTCGTACGGTGACATGGTCTATCGCTCGCTGGATGCGGTCGAGCGTCTCCGACAGCAGGGCATCGACGTGGGTCTTGTCAACAAGCCCACTCTCaacgtcgtcgacgaggaagccatcAAGATCTACGGTTCTACGGGCTTCGTTCTCGTTGTTGAGTCCATCGCTCAGAAGACCGGTCTTGGATCTCGTCTCGGTACCCACCTTCTCGAGCGCGGTCTCACTCCTAAGTTCAAGACTATGGGCGCCGTCAAGGAGGGCAGCGGTGGCTTGTACCAGCAGATCAATGCTCAGGGCCTGGGTCCTGATGACATTGTTAGCGCCGTCAAGGAAGTTGCTCAGAAGTAAATTTTTGCGAATTTGTATGTCTCATGATTAGTTTAGAAAAATGCAGATAGTGAAAGATTGCAATAGTCAGTGTCAATTTGACCAGAGTTTCGGGTGTTATAAGTCTCAAATCCTTTCCTCCTGGATAGCGTGCGGGGTTTATCTTCGAGATAATCCGTGATGTCGAAGGATCGTGACCCGGCTTTTCCAAGGCGGAAGTTAGTCGCAATCTAAACTGGTGAATGCAATAAATGCAACCTTGCAAGGGGGGAATTGCGGGGATCAACACCCGGTTAATAGTTCCGAACCGATTGGAGTTGGAATAGGGCCGAAAAGAACGAAATTAACCGTCGGAGAGGGGTCCATAGCTACATGTCGATTCCCCAGACTAGAATCATAAAATTGCTCGAGAGGGCTTCGAATTCTACTAAACAAGCTCAAACATGAAGTTTAAGACGAGCAGCTTGCTCATTCTACTTTCTGCCCTTGGGGTTCGAGGACAGAATGATACCCTCGGACTGAAGGACGGGtatctttccttctcgacaGCAAACTTCGACATCAAATTGGTCAAGGATTCCCAGATTCTTGCCTCCCTCAAACCAGTTGGAAGCTCGTTTGACTTTCTGCCTTTTGATGATATCGAGTTGAGAGCCGCCAACGGCCAGTACCACAATGGAGATATCACTTATCGCTACCGACTGCCAGGAAAATCGCAGTGGCTTTCCGGGGATTCTTCGCAGTCTAGAAAAGCAGTTACTGCTGTCAAatcctcttctctcgctgCTGCAGATATGGCTCCAACCCTCCCTGGAGACTCCCCTATTCATGTTACCCGAGAATGGATCAATGTAGACGGTGATCTGGGATTGACCTTCACTCTAACCAACAATGGAAAGGGGACATTGGAACTCGGTAGTCTCGGCTTCCCCACTGAGTTCAACAGTATCTTCTCCAACCGAACTGCCGAGCAAATGGCAGCAACATGCTCGCTGACCGATCCCTACATTGGAATGGACGCTGGATATCTTCAGGTTACCCCGACATCGGGGACTGGGGCAGCATTGATTGTTACGCCCTTGATGAACACAAGTACACCACTGGAGGCGTGGCGGAATCTCAATGAATCTAGTACTGCGCCGCTTTACTATGGAAGTCAGACGTTCGAAGGCTTCTATGAATGGCAAATTCACTCTAAAGCGTATGCGGAAAATGAATGGGCTGGCGCAACGCAGTGGAACGCGCCCAGTTCACAGATCCTCCGACCTGGACAGTCGGCTACATACGGTCTGCGCTTTTCGGTCGTCAAAGAGGGTGTTCGCGGTATTCAGAAAGCGGTCCGGGACACGAACACGCCTATGACCATCGGAATTCCGGGGTACGTGGTTCCTGTAGATCTAACGGCTCGGCTTCGAGTGTTTCACTCTCAGAGTTTCAAGGTTGTCTCAGACGACAACGCCTTCGAGATCACTCGGGTATCGGATGAGATGCTCACCCTCACGCCCACGGGGTCAGTCTGGGGTCGAACAAAGATTACTATCACCTATGTGGACGGAAAAGTCCAAACAGTGCACTATTTCATCACCGACTCTGCGCCAGCAACAATCAGCAAGCTAGGTCAGTTCTCAACCACATCGATGTGGTTCAGTGATACAAAAGATCCCTTTGCCCGAGGTCCCTCTGTCATGACATGGGACCACTCCGTCCAAGCCCAAGTCCTCCAAGAGCCTCGAGTCTGGATTTCCGGATTGAGCGACGAAGGCGGCGTGATCTATCTATCCACAGCGATGAAACAGTTCGCACTCCCCGTGGCGTCAGAGGTCGCAAAACTAGAGCAGTTCGCATCGGACGTCCTATCAACAACTATCCAGAGGCCCAATTTCCACGTACGCAAGAGCATCTTCTTCTACGAGCCTTCGCTAGTCCCGGGGTATCATTACAACCAGTCCATCGATTGGGGCAACTGGTGGTCATGGACCAAAAACGAATCGTACAACACCCAGCGGGCATACGATTACATCCATGTCATCGGCGCGTACTGGTCCCTCTACCGAGCGGGCCGGGACAATGGGGCTCTTCTCAAAGAACACCCGTGGCAGTGGTACCTCAGCCAAGCCTACAATACAACCGTCGCCTGCTTTGCCACTGACTCGGCAGGGAACGGGCTGGTGGGTTACTCCCGGCTGGGTCTGATGGGAGAGACTGTTGTCGGCGAGCTTCTTTCTGACCTTCGGCGTGAGAATTGGGTCACCGAGGCAGATGCTGTTGAGGCGGCTATGAAGCTCAGGGCAGACGCTTGGAACTCGCAGGCTGTTCCTTATGGTAGTGAGATGGCTTGGGATTCAACTGGCCAAGAGGGAGTCTACTACTGGAGCAAGTAAGTGCTGCACCGCAAAGAAGACATGTCAAAGGTTTGCTTGAGGCTAATATCGTAAATTAGCTACTTCAATTTAACCCAGGCAGCAACGAAGACGATCAACAGTATTCTGGGATACATGCCTACAGTCTCACACTGGGGTTGGAATGGAAATGCTCGCCGGTACTGGGACTTTATGTAAGGAATCAGCCTCGGCCTCCACCCCGAAATGGCGGTATCACTAACCCATTCTATAGATACGCCGGCAAACTGGAACGCATCGAGCGCATGATCCACCACTACGGATCCGGCCTCaactccctcccccttctAGCCCAGTTCCGCCAAACCCCGACAGACATCTATCTGCTCCGAACAGGCTACGGCGGAAACACAGGCCCGCTAACGAACATCCGACAAGACGGATCCATGTATAACGCCTTCCATTCGTTCCCGGAGACACTCCGAGGGGACTACTACTCCGGAGACTACGGTCCCAATTTCCTGGGAATGATGCTGGGAGCTTGTACATATGTCGTTGACGATCCTGACTTCGGGCTTGTGGCTTATGGGGCTAATATCGCTGTGCGTGGGGACTCGGTCACCGTTCATCCACGAGATGCGGTGCGTCGGCGGGTTTACGTTGCCTCGATGGGGGTTTATGTTGAGGTGAGTGCAGGGTGGATTGAAGATCTCTCCTTACAAAAGTCTGGTTCGGGGTCCgttcgtcttcatcttgtGTCTGGTCCATCTAAGGCGTCTTCTGCTATTGTTTGGGTGGAAACTCCCGGGACAGAGGATCGGTATGCAGTGACTGGTCACGAGGCTCGTAAGGAAAGAGGTGGTTGGGGGGTGGAATTTTGTTCTGGGGAGGTGGATATTGTTGTATCAAAGGTGTAGGTTCATGGTAGTTAGTGGAGGCGAATATGCATATCAGCCCTGATCAAAACTCGGATATTCAGATGAGACCAATTCGTGATGGATACGGGACTGACTGGTTGAAGCAAATAAAATTTGTGAAATGACACAATCGAAAAGCGTCAATTGCCAGTTACTCGGGTGCTTTGCCTTCCTGCTACGCGGTAGACAAAAAACCTGATGGATCTTGAAATGACGTTCGAAGAGGCGAATATCGTGGTACACAGGTCCACCGGGCTCGGCCGAATTGGAGATGGATCCCATTGCATGTAATTGTGGAGACTGAAGAGGTCCAAATCTTGAGTTTGATTCACAAGTACCATTCCTGTTGTTGTGTGGTGTGACATTCCCATGATGAAATGAACGGTTGATCGGTGGCGATTTTCCACTAACCTGACAGCTCTTCGTCCACACAGGATCCGAATTTCTGGAAAGGATCCATCGAAGCCAGTAGGTCCCACAGCTCAATTTTCGAAGTTTATTCTCTAGTCATGACATCGTTGACCTGAAAATCGAGCTCAATTATGAAATTGTTGGCACGGTGACTCAACCACAATAGCCATAGTAGTGAGTATCAGTGCATAGAGGCGGTTCGTTTCAAGATTCGATGATATTTACAGAGTACCATACGATGTAGATCAAATAATTGAGTAGGAAGATATATATTATTCTTTGATTTGTTTTCCTTATTCTCCATTATTAAATGTTGTAGAGCTATTTACATTCATCCGGTTTTGTCTGGTCATCATATTCATCACATCGTAGGTCGTAAATATCGGttggaagagagggaggattGGTCGATGTCGAGACGAGAGTGAGGGAGGGGGTGTTTGGAGTATTAAGAGTTGAGGTGATCCGGCTTAAGCGGCAATAGGAGTAACGGTGATGCATGTGCCGCCTCCAGACGGCCAGAGGTGCTTCGAGGTGATCTCAGTGATCTCGGTGATCTCAATACACGGGCTCTTATCCAATAGTCCACTGTCGGGAGAGTGTTCTGgggctggtggtgctggtgacgagggaagaaggggagcAGCGTCGACCTCCATATCGGAGGGAGTCTGGTCCTTAAAATGGACATCGACGAAGTCGTCTTTTGAATCGTCGTGCTCGTCCtgctcgtcttcttcgtcggtATCTTCAAATTCAAACGCGCTGATTTTCGAGCTCATGTCTTTCTCGGTCCATTTGACCGAGCCACAGTGCAGGCGGAAGTGAGCCACGCAGCGGCGGAGGTCTGGGTCGGGAGCGGTGGCTTCCCGGGCCAATTTCTCCTTGGAGATGACAGTGAGTTTGTATGGGAGGGCGTTGCGGTTGGCTATCGGGGGCCAGCGCTTGTTGGCGTTTTTCATGACTGGGACCGCACGAGCCGGCAAGGGCGAGGCGGGAGGAGCGCGGACGCTGATTGTGACGGTCATAGTTGTTATAAAAGGGGATTGATGTGACAATTCAATGGTCTGAAGTGGTTGTTATAAGTATGTCGGAGGCACTATAGGGGTGTGGCAGACATTTTCTGAGAATAAGAAAAGAGGGGTCTCGCAGTAAAACCGGCCCAGGCGAATCTTATAACCAGTTCACCACCCTGGGCTTCGATCTGCAGGGAACGCGCCAACTATGGGGAACCTGGCCCGTGCACCGCACAGAGTCTGCCGGTCACCCGGTCACGGCCAGTTCTAGACCAAACGATGGCTTTGTGACTTGACTCGATCCATGATTCATTCCACCTATTAAATTCCAGTCATGATTTAATACTGTGACGAGGATTTTGGGTGTCTCTCTCAATCGAGACATTTTGGGCTTCCCCCAAAATGTGAATAATTATTGCCACAGTGTGTGCGCCCGCTTACGCATCGCTGGGGCGACAGGACCAGAGTGGAGGGCCCCGTTTTTTTTGATCAGTTGATGCTTCGAAAATTTTTCAGTGGAGACCAGGTGCGTGTAGCTTATCTTGATGCAGCACTGGAAATAGAAACCGTGCGAAGGTGTGCTTCTCCGGATTACCCGATTTGGCAACCCGGCTACCATCGTGAGCTTCAAATTGCCGAAACTCGTCGAAAACGACCACACGCAGTGCTGAGCGCGACTTTATGGTCGCATCTGATAACCAGGACACCTGGCCGACACACAAGCGGTCTACTatcgaaaaaaaaaatagcAATCTCAATACGTACTCACACGCCAACATCATGGCGTGTTCATAATTGAACGCGTGACTCAGCGAGCCCTAGCATTCCACGCGGAGGCGGTCTCGGTGCGGGTGCGGGTTCTGTGTATCCGaccccctcccccatcccGCGCTGCTCACCTACTTCATTGAGTACTTCCGGGTGTTCCAGAAGCGCGCGAGTTCCACAACTGCATTCAGTTGcccccaaatcctccaccTGTCCGCATCTAGGCCTGTAGTAACTACACGTTGTTGTCCTGAGTGGTAATCTGGCCACAGCTTTTAGTTACCCCCACCACCGGAGGAATGGCCATGCCACCCTCGGCATCCTTTACTCACGGCCAATTTtccgtcgccgtcgacagCTTCTACGCTGAATCATCGGGGCACGATCCCAGAGCTCAAAACTCTCTTCGACACTGACTCATCTGCAGCCGGCCAAACTGACTCAATCGGCCACGTCGGACCCTAGCACAAagccagctcctccaccatggaCTGCCGTCGTTGAATAATAACGCCGTGGCCAAaatgaagctgctggaagTTACAAGTGCGGATCTCCTTGCTGTTCCCAAGCATGTGACAAATTTGAAAAGGAATGTCATTGAAGATAAAAGATAAGGAGACTCGGGCGCCGTCCAAGTAGAAGAGGGAGGACAATAGCAATGTAGCAATCAAGGCTTcgagggaagaaagagagccCGGTATGCAACTGCCCAGGTGGTTACCTCTCATGTGGCTCGGGCTAGCCGCATTTGGACTATACCTGTTTTGGGATCATGTTAGGAGCACAAGCATGTCCCTGGTCTGGGTCAGGATAACTACATACAGCTTGTCTTGCTTTGCCTACACACTCTCTCTGATTCTACACACAATTCCAACGGCCGACTCTTAGTTAAGAAGAAAGGGGAGGATAAGAACCTTAAAGAGATTCATGCCTGGCCAGTAgtattttcttttgtgctcaacctcctccaaaTCATCGGTGCCGAGAAACTTTCCCGCCAGACAGATTGATCTGTTTCCGACCGTGGAGCCAGAGGCATGAATTCGTTGGATACTGGATAGTAATTCAGAAGTCCCAGTCCTTCCATGCGTCGATGGTCCCAAATCGCAAAGCCAAAGCGGCGGAAGGCACGAAACACCACATACCTCACTGGTGAAGTGTACCATGGAGACAGGGAGTTGAGCACAAAGCAACATCCCAGGGCGCATGAATGAAGCCCCTGGTCATGGACATTGTTAATAAGAGGCGCTTCATAAACGGAACAGCCACATTGACATTTCCAGTGCGTACTGTGCGAGAGTGATTTGACCGCCTTATGCCTCTCTGTGATCGAGGTGGTACAGCTAACAGACAGATATAATCAGCCATCGTTCAAATTTGCTTTGATCCAATTCTCCAGGGCGTATTTCCAGATTTCAATGTTCCGGTCTTGTGGCCGCTCCACATCACTGAGAAGCCAGCGCCAGCGAATAGTAGCTGCACTGTGCAACTCCCATACGATCAAAAGCTGCCACAGAGCGCGAATTGCTCTCTGTTCCTCAAATGCGAAGGGTGGACCAACATCGACCTGCTAGTATCGCTCTCGAGGTGCTTTGGGGACAGAGAAGTATTCCGATTGTCAATCCATGGTGTACGCTGTGCATTGGGAACATATTTCAATATAGGGTAATCTAGACGAAATAACACCAATTTTCTGAAGCGATCGATATCTTACGCATAGCAGTTTGAAACAGATATAATATCGTTGCCGGTGCGGCCATAATTTTGCAGAGTATGGACATACCAGCTCGCGAGGCAACTCATGGACGTAGTTTGAGCTGCTCTTGATATATTGTTCAATGAGGGTATCCACGCCCGACGGAGGGCGGTTATTCCATCGCAAGAAGGCAAAGTTAGGAGGAGTTGGTCGAGATACGCAGCGCTCTATGATTCGAGATGATGTGCCTTCTTCATGGAGCAGGGAGAAGACTGTAGACGAGGCACGGTATAGATTATGAAGAGAGGCAAGGTCCTCCAATTGCACAAGCACCATGCTTAGGACCGGCCCTGGTAATACAGCGAAGATATCGTTAATCCTGCTCTTGACTCTTGCCAAGTGAGAATGAACTTAACTAATTCCCTTGAAAGCGGACGTGTTCGTACTTGGTACGGTATTAGAGCTGCCGGCCTGAGGCGTCAACGCCTCATCGCCTTTGGTGAGCGCTAAGTGAGAGATAATTTTATTAACGTTCTCTATATTGTCAGTCTACTTGTTTGCTGCGATATTTGTTTCGAGTAGGTCTCGAATGTACCTTATCTCCTACGTGCTGCTGTGATTGCTCAGTGGCGACAAGGAGAAGTTTGAGTGCAGTTATACTTCTGGTTTAATGTGGACTTGACCGGATCCAACAAGAGATGATGAAATGAACTTGCTTTTTATCATCATGGCTACTAGTCAGGTATGCCGCCAACTTGGTCACGCTGACAGGTGTCAATCTACTCTTCATTCTCAAGGCCCCCCAACGATCTACATACAAGGTACTGCAATAAGGCAAGTGACTGTCTCCTAGGTCTTCGGAAATGCTTTTGCTGCAGATCCCAATTCAAAATGCCAATACCAAAAAGGTCATCTGTTACTTCTAGCCCATGCACGTCACTCCCCGGCCATGGAGTCTGAAACATTCTTGACCGTGACGGCACTAGCGCATGGACGCGCGGAggccatcatccccggcATATTGCCTATCTTGGTGATTGGCAGGTCAGATCAACTGGGACACACTGCATGATGAATGAGAGAGCGCATCGCGATTGGGTCCCGTCAATACGGGGGCGGAAGGACTAAATCCACTCCGCAGCATTGCAACTTCAGAAAACTACATTGCCTCGACTCTGTCTCGACTTTTGTTACATTCGCGGAACGGTGATTCCCTTCGCTATGACTGGGTTATTCTACGCCCGAAAAACACCCTGGAGTAATCGGCATGATCTGCGTGGCCGTACGCAAATCCCCCACGGAGACAACGGAGAACGGTGCACACTTCCACTTACTTGGGCTCAAGACTGCCGTGATCGCGTTGTGAAAGCTTAAGATCATTCGAGACTTCGTCAGCGTACCTGTAGTCGCGGCGATAGCTCACATCTTCTGACATTCTGCTCCGGAGACGCAGTTCTGTGCAACGCGTGGCCCCCTCGGCAGGCAACGGTCTGAGAAACGCCAAGGATGCTCAGTATAGAACAGGAGTGTCTGTCCGCCACCTTCTGCGACACTTGATTTCCAACGTTCACATGCTCTAAAGTTTCGCCTTCCTACATCTTGTTCCCTGCTTAATTATGGCTTGTTGGTTTCCTGGGTCGCCATCAATTTGGACTGGACATCGGGCTTGGCCAGGATATATGTTCCCTCATTCCAGGTTGCCTGTTCTTTAGAGGAGCTTAGCCTTGAGCCCAAGCCTGTTCCATGGACTCAGTGTTGCCATTTCCATGCCTTTTCGCCACTAGTGCCGTGGTGTCTAGTGTTGCCGTTGCATCCATAACTAGGCAGCCTGATATCCCATCAAAGAGTGTCAGTCGGAGATTCTCAAGGACTTGACTGACGAATAGAAGCAATTCTGTTACTAGTGAATCTAGGCTTTGGACGCATCGAGAATAGTGCTGAACGCTAGGATGAGTCGGCGTCTCCATCATTTCATAGAGAGTATCAGTAGTGTTTCGTATCagccaagctgctgcttcagAGAGGATCCTACGTTCTCAGGCTCGAATCCGGCTCTCTTGCATTGGTTTGGATAACATCCCCGTCAGATACGCATGGCGGGCCGAGCAGCATATATCTCAGATCCAAGCCAGCAGATCCGAGCTAACCAAAGAATCATCATACAAGGGCGATTCAATGCAAATATTTAAACGTAGTGCTGCGGTCACCTTGTGGAACGGTCTTCTATCTGTGCGACAGGGAAGAACCATCGGGGCAGGGCGTGTCAAGGGCAGCGAGCACTGCAGGCCGGCTGCTGTATGACCGGGGAGAGGCTACCGTCGACGCTTGGGGTAGTCGCGTCGTTTTTGTGCGACGGAGGACGGTCTCGCTCCGCCTCGTACAGCCGTTGGAGGGGCTGCCGGCGTCGATTCTCACCCAGATCGCATCCGAAGTATGTACCCAATACCGGCGGATGATTTGGAATTCGCCGTTCAAGGGTCCCGAAACGCATGGGCCGCTTGTGATCGACTGCCTAGCGCCCGCTCAAGTGATCGCCCGGTGCCGTCAGTCTCGTCCGCTTTCGAGTCAGTCATCTGCCCTTTCGCCAGGCCAATCCAGTCATCCGGATAATACCCATATAGGTCTACCTTCATGGATCATGCTTCCAGATCAACGGAGATACAACCGACGGATGTCGACCGCAACGCCGGCAGGACCAATGATCACGCACGAGGTGAGCCTTCCACGGCTAACTAGTGCGGATTAGGGCCCGTAATCTCATTCAGACGGACAAGATGCGGCCTGAACTCTGGGCTTGCGATCGGTTTGGCTCGTCCTTCACGGACCTTATTGTCCGCGCCTCTCATTTGCTCGTCCGGGTTAGTAAACgagaaaaaaacaagaaatCTCGGGTCCTTGGCGCCGAAGGAGCCCTAGACACTGATCACCAGGTCTTTCGGCCAACCCGGTCTAATCCGATTGCACATCGCCCCGGCGGGCGTTTTTGCTTCCTGAAGATAACTAACCCTACGAGGGTAGATACTCGATCTTGTCGGGCAATCTGTCGTATACCGTACGGAGTATGTAGTTTTCAGTATTTGCAGACACCTCAAGTTACACAACCCTGCTCTCTACCAGGGGTTCCAAAGGCCTATCATACATGCGAGGCCCTCTGGTGCTGTGATGGGGACGTGTGGTGTctagaagaggaaagacatCATGGACTGGGGGTTGGCAACATGCGGCTTTATAAGTCTAGGATCTTCCTGCACTATTATGAGCATTATTTCCCTCTAGTCTGTGATCTCCCTCGTGATTTGAGGGAATCTTCCAACGTTCTCCTGGGCGCCAGGGGATTTCAAATCAGG
Encoded proteins:
- a CDS encoding uncharacterized protein (ID:PFLUO_005276-T1.cds;~source:funannotate), whose translation is MKFKTSSLLILLSALGVRGQNDTLGLKDGYLSFSTANFDIKLVKDSQILASLKPVGSSFDFLPFDDIELRAANGQYHNGDITYRYRLPGKSQWLSGDSSQSRKAVTAVKSSSLAAADMAPTLPGDSPIHVTREWINVDGDLGLTFTLTNNGKGTLELGSLGFPTEFNSIFSNRTAEQMAATCSLTDPYIGMDAGYLQVTPTSGTGAALIVTPLMNTSTPLEAWRNLNESSTAPLYYGSQTFEGFYEWQIHSKAYAENEWAGATQWNAPSSQILRPGQSATYGLRFSVVKEGVRGIQKAVRDTNTPMTIGIPGYVVPVDLTARLRVFHSQSFKVVSDDNAFEITRVSDEMLTLTPTGSVWGRTKITITYVDGKVQTVHYFITDSAPATISKLGQFSTTSMWFSDTKDPFARGPSVMTWDHSVQAQVLQEPRVWISGLSDEGGVIYLSTAMKQFALPVASEVAKLEQFASDVLSTTIQRPNFHVRKSIFFYEPSLVPGYHYNQSIDWGNWWSWTKNESYNTQRAYDYIHVIGAYWSLYRAGRDNGALLKEHPWQWYLSQAYNTTVACFATDSAGNGLVGYSRLGLMGETVVGELLSDLRRENWVTEADAVEAAMKLRADAWNSQAVPYGSEMAWDSTGQEGVYYWSNYFNLTQAATKTINSILGYMPTVSHWGWNGNARRYWDFIYAGKLERIERMIHHYGSGLNSLPLLAQFRQTPTDIYLLRTGYGGNTGPLTNIRQDGSMYNAFHSFPETLRGDYYSGDYGPNFLGMMLGACTYVVDDPDFGLVAYGANIAVRGDSVTVHPRDAVRRRVYVASMGVYVEVSAGWIEDLSLQKSGSGSVRLHLVSGPSKASSAIVWVETPGTEDRYAVTGHEARKERGGWGVEFCSGEVDIVVSKV
- a CDS encoding uncharacterized protein (ID:PFLUO_005277-T1.cds;~source:funannotate), whose translation is MTVTISVRAPPASPLPARAVPVMKNANKRWPPIANRNALPYKLTVISKEKLAREATAPDPDLRRCVAHFRLHCGSVKWTEKDMSSKISAFEFEDTDEEDEQDEHDDSKDDFVDVHFKDQTPSDMEVDAAPLLPSSPAPPAPEHSPDSGLLDKSPCIEITEITEITSKHLWPSGGGTCITVTPIAA